A genome region from Verrucomicrobiota bacterium includes the following:
- a CDS encoding sodium:solute symporter family protein, with amino-acid sequence MTVETAFNKDLFFIIFGFYMLGMVVLGWWVSRGQKSGDDFLLGGRKVPFLLVLGTTIATMVGTGSSMGAVGKAYSLGWAGALFAIGGAAGLFFLAKFFADVRKYKFMTFSEEMSFYYGGNRLIKGIVGVAIFFASVGWLGTHILGGSLYLNWVAGIDMTTAKIIVASGFTIYVIIGGYTAVVWTDTIQAVILFFGFILMGVLCLNKIDAWNNADVLFNARYFTFLDSNQFLASLTVALSIFISTATVPSFRQRIYSSKDKKTVQKSFYISALLYLLFAVIPVIVGITAFNLIPDIARADQAFPELVTKILPASIGIIVLIAGLSAVISSASSDAIAGTSILLRDVFILLTGKMPPKEKAITYSRYGATITSVFAVLFSMLSDNIFDYIKNMVGIVMSGMFVCCMFGKFWKRSTWQGGVAALVTGSATALIVIFVPAWKAYFGGVTIPSVVVSSICCVVVSLLTPPNSISEEEALASLEKEREVFSS; translated from the coding sequence ATGACTGTAGAAACCGCCTTTAACAAAGATCTCTTTTTTATCATCTTCGGCTTTTATATGCTCGGCATGGTTGTGCTGGGCTGGTGGGTGTCCCGCGGGCAGAAGTCGGGAGATGACTTTTTATTGGGTGGGCGAAAAGTGCCTTTTTTGTTGGTGCTCGGAACCACGATCGCCACGATGGTTGGAACCGGCTCAAGCATGGGAGCAGTGGGCAAAGCTTACTCGCTCGGATGGGCGGGTGCGTTGTTTGCCATTGGGGGTGCCGCAGGTCTGTTCTTTTTGGCGAAGTTTTTTGCTGATGTTCGCAAGTACAAGTTCATGACCTTCTCGGAGGAGATGTCGTTTTACTACGGTGGAAACCGTTTGATAAAAGGCATCGTTGGTGTGGCCATTTTCTTTGCCTCGGTTGGCTGGTTGGGCACGCACATACTGGGAGGCAGCCTTTACCTGAATTGGGTAGCGGGAATCGACATGACTACAGCGAAGATCATAGTCGCTTCCGGGTTTACCATTTATGTGATCATCGGCGGCTACACGGCTGTGGTTTGGACAGACACGATTCAGGCGGTGATTCTGTTTTTCGGATTCATTTTGATGGGAGTTCTCTGTCTTAATAAAATCGATGCCTGGAACAACGCAGACGTGCTGTTCAATGCCCGGTATTTCACCTTCCTGGATTCCAATCAGTTTTTGGCATCTCTGACAGTGGCTCTCAGCATATTCATCAGCACCGCTACCGTGCCTTCCTTTCGTCAGCGCATCTACTCCTCAAAAGATAAGAAAACCGTGCAAAAGAGTTTCTATATCTCAGCACTGTTGTATCTGTTGTTCGCGGTTATCCCGGTCATAGTTGGAATCACCGCATTCAACCTGATTCCGGATATCGCACGAGCGGACCAGGCGTTTCCGGAACTGGTGACAAAGATCCTTCCGGCCAGTATAGGTATTATTGTTCTCATCGCAGGATTAAGCGCGGTGATATCCTCTGCGAGCTCCGATGCGATTGCAGGGACCTCCATTCTGTTGCGCGATGTCTTTATTTTGCTGACGGGTAAAATGCCACCCAAAGAAAAGGCCATCACCTACTCACGATATGGCGCAACCATCACATCCGTATTCGCCGTACTTTTCTCCATGTTGTCCGACAACATTTTCGACTACATCAAAAACATGGTTGGCATCGTGATGAGTGGAATGTTCGTCTGCTGTATGTTTGGGAAATTCTGGAAACGAAGTACCTGGCAGGGCGGAGTAGCTGCCCTCGTTACCGGATCAGCAACCGCGCTCATCGTTATCTTTGTGCCAGCATGGAAAGCCTACTTTGGTGGAGTGACAATTCCCTCGGTCGTGGTTTCCAGCATCTGTTGCGTAGTCGTAAGTCTACTCACACCTCCTAATTCCATATCGGAGGAAGAAGCGTTGGCATCTCTGGAAAAAGAACGGGAAGTGTTTAGTTCGTGA
- a CDS encoding Gfo/Idh/MocA family oxidoreductase, giving the protein MNNETGFGVDRRSFLKTSVAGGAGLMLSKNLPLFGVGGESKMDNINIAQIGVGAQGQVLMQSLMKLPGLNVVAVCDIWESFNLKRGIGLWRKSGQKPTPYTDFREMLDKQPDLDAVFIATPDFWHAPMTNACLEAGINVYCEKMMSNTHEGAVSMVRTAEKTGKLLQIGHQRRSNPRYQFVKKHLIDDNQLCGRITNVNGQWNRAVTEPLGWPEKYAISDDILKEFGFEGMHQFRNWRWFKGLGGGPISDLGAHQIDIYGWFLGANPKAVTASGGADYYDSLEWHDNVMAIYEFDTAQGPVRAFYQVLTTTSAGGGYFEYFMGDQGSIKMSENPKYTTVFREASAPDWNKYVEQGFLKKEGANNVRPWEIPLPVRQEKSSTVDVRETAALDAFAVNATLEGYIHQPHIENFLNTIRGEDTLNCPGHEALQCEAAVLKVNEAIEAGRRLTFTDEDFHA; this is encoded by the coding sequence ATGAATAACGAAACAGGATTCGGCGTTGATCGCCGTAGCTTTTTAAAAACCAGTGTCGCCGGTGGAGCCGGTCTGATGCTGTCTAAAAACCTTCCCCTCTTTGGTGTAGGTGGTGAGTCAAAGATGGACAATATCAACATCGCTCAGATTGGAGTGGGTGCGCAGGGCCAGGTGCTTATGCAATCACTGATGAAACTTCCCGGTCTCAACGTGGTGGCTGTTTGTGACATTTGGGAAAGTTTTAATTTGAAGCGTGGTATAGGCCTCTGGAGAAAGAGCGGGCAAAAGCCGACTCCATACACGGACTTCAGGGAGATGCTGGATAAGCAGCCGGACCTCGATGCGGTGTTTATCGCCACGCCTGACTTCTGGCATGCACCGATGACCAATGCCTGTCTCGAGGCGGGAATTAATGTTTATTGCGAAAAGATGATGTCCAATACGCACGAAGGTGCGGTATCCATGGTTCGCACAGCTGAGAAAACAGGTAAACTTCTGCAGATCGGCCACCAGCGTCGAAGCAATCCCCGCTATCAGTTTGTTAAGAAGCATCTCATAGATGATAACCAGCTCTGTGGTCGTATCACCAACGTAAATGGGCAGTGGAACCGCGCGGTTACCGAACCGCTTGGATGGCCGGAAAAATATGCTATCTCCGATGATATTCTCAAGGAGTTTGGGTTTGAAGGCATGCACCAGTTTCGCAACTGGCGTTGGTTCAAAGGCCTTGGTGGAGGACCCATTTCAGACTTGGGTGCTCACCAGATCGATATCTATGGCTGGTTCCTCGGCGCGAATCCCAAGGCGGTTACCGCGAGTGGGGGAGCTGATTATTACGACAGTTTGGAATGGCATGATAACGTGATGGCTATCTATGAGTTCGATACAGCTCAAGGACCTGTGAGAGCGTTCTATCAAGTCCTCACAACCACCAGTGCTGGTGGTGGATACTTCGAATACTTCATGGGTGACCAGGGCTCGATCAAAATGTCCGAGAACCCGAAGTATACCACTGTTTTTCGTGAAGCAAGTGCACCTGACTGGAACAAATACGTCGAACAAGGGTTCCTAAAGAAAGAAGGAGCAAATAACGTGAGACCTTGGGAAATTCCATTACCAGTGAGACAAGAAAAATCATCTACCGTAGATGTGCGCGAAACCGCTGCTCTGGATGCGTTCGCGGTAAATGCGACTTTGGAGGGCTATATTCACCAGCCTCACATTGAAAATTTCCTTAACACCATCCGTGGCGAAGACACGTTGAATTGCCCCGGCCATGAAGCACTTCAGTGTGAAGCGGCTGTTTTGAAGGTTAATGAAGCGATCGAAGCGGGTCGTCGACTCACCTTTACTGATGAAGATTTCCATGCATAA
- a CDS encoding glycosyltransferase, which translates to MTQAPNHISFYLSIPCFNEGDRLAQFLPGLCTAISKSDLSVEVQIVDDGSEFYDQGHYRSLMDLLRPTFPFLKAPITLEENRGKGNAVYAGWAEAGDADMVAFADADGAVKPNEVVRVLTLIANDSSSHQKLYAASRVKNEETNVHRRAIRNLGGLTFRWLRKRLFSFPIEDTQCGFKVVPRQFFADNKDRLKEGRFAFDIELLYHAQNAGLQLTEVPITWADVKGGHINLLSSFGLFKDLLKLKGRLDREAD; encoded by the coding sequence GTGACTCAAGCCCCAAACCACATTTCATTTTACCTGAGTATCCCTTGTTTCAACGAGGGAGATCGTTTGGCTCAATTTCTGCCGGGGCTTTGTACGGCTATCTCCAAATCGGACCTATCGGTTGAAGTACAGATCGTCGACGATGGTTCGGAGTTTTATGATCAAGGACATTACCGATCGTTGATGGACCTGCTTCGTCCCACTTTCCCATTTTTAAAGGCACCCATCACTTTGGAAGAAAACAGAGGAAAAGGAAATGCGGTTTATGCGGGATGGGCAGAAGCGGGTGATGCAGATATGGTGGCCTTCGCCGATGCGGATGGCGCAGTTAAACCCAATGAGGTGGTTCGTGTGCTTACACTCATAGCTAATGATTCATCTTCTCATCAAAAGCTTTACGCAGCGAGCCGCGTTAAAAATGAAGAAACAAATGTACACCGGCGTGCCATTCGCAACCTGGGTGGACTCACTTTTCGCTGGCTACGCAAACGACTCTTCTCTTTTCCTATCGAAGATACGCAATGCGGATTTAAGGTCGTTCCTCGCCAGTTCTTTGCCGATAATAAAGACCGTTTAAAAGAAGGAAGATTCGCATTTGATATCGAGCTGCTCTACCATGCCCAGAATGCAGGCCTGCAATTGACCGAAGTCCCCATAACCTGGGCCGATGTGAAAGGCGGACACATCAACCTGCTGAGTTCTTTCGGGTTGTTTAAAGACCTTCTCAAACTCAAAGGCCGTCTGGATAGGGAAGCAGATTGA
- the arfB gene encoding alternative ribosome rescue aminoacyl-tRNA hydrolase ArfB: protein MRISRTVTLSEDEIEIIAIRASGPGGQNVNKVSTAIQLFFNIHNSSLSNQLKERLLKLNDSRISSEGMVVIKAQSHRSQEKNKEAAKERLKVLILSALKEPKKRKPTKPSRAARERRIEGKKKNSRNKQLRGRVKFD from the coding sequence ATGAGAATTTCACGGACAGTTACCTTATCGGAGGATGAGATAGAAATCATTGCGATACGAGCGAGTGGTCCGGGTGGACAAAACGTCAATAAGGTATCAACGGCCATCCAGCTGTTCTTTAATATACACAACTCCAGTTTGAGCAATCAGCTCAAGGAACGACTGCTCAAACTAAACGACAGCCGGATTAGCTCGGAAGGCATGGTCGTAATTAAGGCTCAATCCCACCGCAGCCAGGAGAAAAACAAAGAGGCGGCAAAAGAGCGTTTGAAAGTACTTATTCTATCGGCGCTAAAAGAACCTAAAAAGCGTAAACCTACCAAGCCTTCCCGGGCGGCCCGTGAGCGTCGGATAGAGGGAAAGAAAAAAAACAGTCGAAACAAACAACTCAGGGGGCGAGTAAAGTTCGATTAG